ATTAAAAATTGACAGAATGCTTCAATTTTTTCGCCAGAAGCTTTAAAATCAATTACTTTTGTAGGCTTTAATGGTCAATGAATTACATTAGGAGCTGGAGGCGGAATTATTGGAAACTTTTTAGCTGGGGTTTTTTCTTATCTAACTATATTTGGTTCAGTTGTTTTATGTTTAATTTTATATCTTGGTTGATTTAGTTGAGTTTTTACCGGAAGTTTTTTAGGGTTGTTTTTACCAAAACAACGTCGTCGTAATAAAGGAATTCGTGTCACAAGATTATGATCAAACAAGGCAAAAAAAATTAAAAAGCCAGGGAATAACTCAATTTATCAATCGTTAAATGTTCCTGATGATGAATTTTTTACCCCCCAACAAGTAATGCACACAACAGAATCTTCTGATATTACAATTCAAATGCCTTCATATACTGCTTTGCATGATCAACAGTTAATTGAGGATTTAATTGCCGATGATTTTGTTGGTAAGAAAAAAACAAAACAAAATTATGTTAAGTTTGATGACTATAATAGTCAACCTCCTCAACAACCACGCGATAGTAATTTTGTAGCGCAACAAGATTTTTCATATTCTCGAACAGGAGGGGTTAAAAAACCAGTTGTGCCCCAACCTGATCAGTATATTCAACCACGGAATCGTCGTAGTGGGTTAAATTCTGGCTTTGATGATAATCGTAATATTAATGATTTACCAGTTTATTCTTCTGCTTTTGGTCAAAATGTTGATTTGAATGAGGCACGCAATAAACTAAATTCACAAGCAAATATTACTCCGTTTGGAAAGATTAAACGGGATGGTGCGCCATCAAACCCACCAACTGCTGAGCAAACATCGCTTTATGATGATAGTGGGGAAGTAAAAGATTTTAATCAGCCACGAGAACCTCAAACACTTGTTAATAGCACGCCAATCACATCAACACCTGAGGTTGAGCGACCAACAAATGATTTTTGAACAGCCCCACCAAAACCGCAACCAAAAGTTGAGATATTTGATCGACCACGCCGTAATGTTGTTATTGATAAACGTGAGCCAGTCTTAACAAGCCGCCCACCAGCCTTTAATAATCCCAATTATAAATTACCTAATTTAACATTATTAAATGAAAAACAAGATAATGCAAATAATAATGAACAAAATAAAATGGCGGCCCATAATAAGGCTTTAAAAATCAATGAAGTATTCCAACAATTTAATATTGCCGCTAGTGTGCAAGGAGTTAATATTGGTCCAACAATTACTAAGTTTGAAATTCAAATGCAACCAGGAGTTAAAGTTAATAAAATTATGAGTCTTGAAAATGATTTAAAATATGCTTTAGCAACACAAACAATTCGAATTGAAGCCCCAATTCAAGGGAAATCAGCGGTTGGGATTGAAATTGCTAACCAAATTAGTAATAAAGTTACTTTACGCGAAATTATGGAGCGAATCCCATTGGAAAAACAAGATAAGAAATTACTAGTGGCAATTGGCCGTAGCGTTAATGGCGATATTATTTTTGTTGAATTAGATAAAATGCCCCATTTATTAGTGGCAGGTTCAACAGGAAGTGGGAAATCAGTATGTATTAACACAATTCTATCATCGCTATTATTACGTACAAAACCATCAGAAGTGAAATTATTATTAATTGATCCAAAACAAGTTGAATTAGCAGTATACAATAATTTACCGCACTTATTAACACCCGTTATTTCTGATACTAAATTAGCTAATCCAGCATTGAAAAAAGTTATTGCGGAAATGGAACGTCGTTATAGTTTATTATCCACACGGGGAGTACGAAATATTGAAGCCTTTAACTTGAAAGTAACTCCCGAAGAGAAGTTACCTTATATCGTTATTATCATTGATGAATTAGCTGATTTAATGATGACAGCGGGGAAAGAAATTGAGGATTCAATTATGCGCATTACACAATTAGCGCGAGCAGCTGGAATTCATATGATTATCGCAACACAACGACCTTCAACAGATGTTATTACTGGAGTTATTAAAACAAATATTCCATCCCGAATTGCCTTTGCTGTTGCTTCTTCAATTGATTCACGCACAATTTTAGATCAAAGTGGGGCTGAAAAATTAATTGGTTATGGGGATATGTTATACGCCCCCGCTGGACAAAATATCCCAACTCGCGCGCAAGGAGCTTATATTTCTGATGATGAAATTGAACGCTTAGTTGAATATTGTCAATCACAACAAGAAACTAGCTATGATGAAGATTTCTTAAATATTGAAAATAGTCATAATGGTGTTAATAATGGTGATTTAACTAGTGAATTAGATCCCCTTTATCAAGAAATTAAAAACTTTGTTATTTTAAATCAAAAAGCTTCAACATCATTAATTCAACGGAAATTCTCAATCGGTTATAATCGCGCTAGTCGCTTAATGGATACATTAGAAGAAAATGGCGTAATTGGCCCACAAAATGGTGCTAAACCACGGGATGTTTATATTCAAAACATTGATTTAGATGATAATGATTATTAAGAAAAACAAAAAAAGTTACGATAAGTAACTTTTTTAATAAATTTAAAGAAATTAATTTTTTTGATTGTTTATATATCCTTTTTATATATAATTAAAAAAGAAACGGACAAAGGAAAAAAATAGTAACTATTTTTTATAATACGATATAATTAAATTATTAATTATATAAATAAGAAGTATAAACGGTTAATAGGGATGAGGCAAACAATGAAAAAGAAACACAAAAAAAACGATAATCATTTAGAGAAAAAAAATAATATTTCTTTAAAATTAACAGATGTTGAGTTTAAATATCGTGAGACTCATCCAAATGCTGTTGATGGTGTTAGTTTTGAAATTAATCATGGTGAATATGTTACAATTATTGGCCATAATGGGAGTGGTAAATCAACAATTAGTAAAATTATTATTGGGGTATTACGACCACAAAAGGGAAAAATTGAAGTATTTGGTAATGAAATGCATGCGACAACCTTAACTGAAATTCGCCGTTTTTTAGGAATTGTTTTTCAAAATCCAGATAATCAATTTATTGGTTCAACTGTTCGTGATGATATTGCTTTTGGCTTAGAAAACCGTTGTATTGCCCAAAAAGATATGCAGGCAATTATCGATGATGCCGCAAAAAAAGTTGGAATGTTGGATTACTTAGACCATGAACCATTAATGTTATCAGGGGGTCAAAAACAGCGTGTCGCGATTGCTTCAACCTTGGCATTGCAACCAGATATTATTATATTTGATGAAGCAACAAGTATGTTAGACCCCAAAGGCCGTCAAGAAGTTAAACAAATTATGGTTGATTTAAAAAATACTCGTCAAAAAACTATTATTTCAATTACCCATGATATGGATGAAATTATTAATGCTGATAAAGTAATTGTGATGAATAAAGGAAAAATGGTAAAGTGTGGTCGCCCAGAAGAGATTTTATATGATGGGGATTTCCTCAAGGGAATTCACTTGGATGTGCCTTTTATTTCAAGAGTAATTAATAGTTTAAGAGAAAAGGGCCTTAATGTTAATAATACTTTAGACATGGGAGAGTTGGTGAAAGACATATGTCAAAAATAGCAAAAAAAGCAAAATCAGTTTCAATGCCGGAAAATGATCAAATTATTTTTAAAGATGTTTCATATGTTTATGCGCCAAAATCACCGTATGAATACCAATCTTTGACTGATATTAACTTGGAAATTAAACCTGAAAAAATTACGGCAGTAATTGGTTCAACGGGTAGTGGAAAGTCAACGTTAGTTCAACACATTAATGGTTTATTAACCCCAACTCGGGGAGAAGTTTATGCCAATGGTTTTATAATCAAAGCTAAGCAAAAAAAGATTAAAGATATTAAAAAATTACGTAAATCAATTGGTTTAGTTTTCCAGTTTCCTGAATATCAATTATTTGAAGAAACCATTGAAAAAGATATTATGTTTGGACCAGTTCATTTAGGGGAAGAAAAAGAAGTTGCCCGAGCTAATGCAAAGAAATATCTTGAAATGGTTGGTTTACCAGAAAACTATTTACAACGTTCACCATTTGATTTATCAGGAGGTCAAAAACGTCGGGTAGCGATTGCGGGAATTTTAGCAATCGAAGGAAACACCTTAATTTTAGATGAACCAACTGCAGGCTTAGACCCTGAAGGGGAAGAAGATTTTATTAAATTATTTAACAATATTAATAAGAATGAGAAAAAACGGATTATTCTTGTTACGCATAATATGGATCATGTTTTAGACATTGTTGATGAAGTCGTGGCTTTAAAAGATGGGAAAATTATTAAAATTGGAACACCGTTTGAAATTTTTAAAGATAAAACGTTATTACATGAATTACAAATTGAACCACCAAAGATTTATAATTTAATTTATCAATTAGCTGAAAATGGCTTAGATTTACGGGAAGAAAATATCCGTAATATTAATGAATTAGTTGATAAAATTATTAACATTAAAAAACAAAGAAAGGGGTAAAAATATGAGACTATCGTTTGGTCGTTATATCGCGTATGATTCAGTTATTCATCGAATGGATCCAAGACTGAAATTATTTATGTTACTAACATTGATGGTTGCGATATTTTTCCCATCAGGTTTTACGGGCTATGCTATTATTGGGATTGCCCTTGGTTTAATTTATATTTTATCAAAACTCCCATTTAGAATGCTATTTTCATTATTAAAACCAATTATGTTTATGTTTATTTTTCTATTAATTATTAACTGTTTTTTGGTTAAAAGTGGTTATTTAGGTTGGCATTGAGGGGGAAGTCCTGAAGCAATTGGTCCAGTTGCCCCTGGTGGTCAAACATGATTTGCTTTTTCAGAAAAGGCAATTTATAGTGCCTTATACATGGCAATTCGGATTTATTTAATGATTACAATTACAACGATTTTAACTTCAACAACCCAACCATTAGATTTAACATTAGCGTTAGAAGATTTAATGAGTCCGTTAAAATTAGTTAAATTCCCAGTTCATATTTTATCAACAATTATTTCAATTGCTTTAAGAATGATTCCAACTTTAATTGAAGAAGCAAGCCGAATTATGAAAGCGCAAGCTTCGCGGGGAGTTGATTTTAAACATGGTCATTTTAAAGATAAAATTAAATCAACAACATCTTTAATTATTCCATTATTAGTATCAGCTTTTCAAAAGTCAGAAGATTTATCATATGCAATGGATGCTAGGGGATATGACCCTCATGCCAAACGAACACGCTATCGTGCTTATAAGTTTCATTTTGTTGATGTTATCATTTTCATATTTGGAGTAGGAATTGCTGGTGTTGTGATTGCTCAATCAGCAACAATGGGACAATTCACAACCTTTTATGAGGGATGACATTGAAATGGGACAGAGTTAGTTTATGGATATTTTAAAACAGGATTTTTACAAATGAGAATTCCTCATCTTGATGATTTTGTTGTAGGTTGATAATAATGTTAAATCTACTGTTAACTTTAGAATATGATGGCTTTGATTATAAGGGCTGAATTAAACAAAAAAATGCTTTAACAATTCAAGGAGAATTAGAAAAAGCCTTTTTTAATGTTTGCCAAATTAAACTTTGAACCCTAGGAGCAAGTAAAACTGATGCGGGTGTCCATGCATGTGATCAAAAAGTGTTAGTTAAAATTCCTTTTCAACCAAAAGACTTAGTTTTTTTTATTAAAACTGTCAGTTATAGTTTACCGCTTAATATTAATATTAAAAATTATGTTGTTGTTGATGAAAATTTTAATGTTCGTGACACAAAAGAAAAAGAATATATTTATACAATTAATGATCAAGACTATGATTTAGTTAATCATCGTTACGAATTACGAACTAAGCAACAATATGATGAAGAACGCCTTCACACAATTGCCCAAATTTTTGTTGGCGAACATGATTTTGCCTTTTTTAGTGGTGTAAAAATTGGCGAAACAATTAAGACAGTTCGAACAATCAATACAATTGATGTTGCCCGTGATAAAACTAAAAAAATAAAAATTCATTTTAAAGGCAAAGGATTTATTCGTTATCAAATTCGAATGATAGTTCAGAATATTCTTGAGTGTTATCATGGTCGGGTTACGATTGAAACTTTGCAAGAACAGTTAGCAAATCCGCCGGCTGGTAAAACAACAATTTTTAGTGCTAAGCCATATGGCTTATGCTTAGCTAAAATTATTTATTAAGTAATTACATTAAGCAATTATCATTTCGCCCCTAACAAAAAGAATTTTTGGGGCAAGGCAGTTAAAATTGCTTTTTTATGATATAATTATAATGCAAAAAAGTATAGGTCATTACATATAAAAGCGTTAAAGGGGAGCGAAACAAAATGAATAACGGGTTTTACATTTTACCAAATGATGAGGGCTATTTGGTAAAATCATATGATACAAATGGGGATGTAGCATTATTTCGTAGCCGCCGTGATGCGGAAGTTTTTATTAGTGCACTAACAACCCCACAACATGGAATGGGTTATCAAGCCCCATATCCTGGTTATATGCCTGGACAACCAATGATGCCAATGTATCCACCACAATCTTCACCACAAGTTTTTTTCATCCAACAACCAGCGGCACAAGCCCCATATCCATCATCAACATATCCTTTTTATAGTTCTTGTCCAGCCCCAGGAATGATGGTACCACCAATGCCAATCAATGGTTGTGGATGTCAACATGGTTTTGACCATCAACATCAACCAGGTAATAATGTCAATAGTGGCAATAATCAAAATAATCGCCAAGGGCAAGGAAATTTTGATAATAGTGTTAATGATAATGTTAATCAAAATGATTATAATTTAAATCAACCACCATATTATGAACAAGAATTTATGGCTAATCCAGTTTATCTTGGCCAAGACCAAAATTTTAATCAAAATTATAGTTATAATAATGAAACAGATAATAATCAATCACAAGATAGTCAATATTCTCAGCCAGAAGTTGGGTTTGAAAATAATAACATCAATAATTTTGCACAGGAAAATAGTCAATTTCAAGAAAACGATAACCAAGATAATAATTTTAAAGATGATAGTGTTAATATGTTTAATTTCATTGACAATGAACCGACAAGTTCAGAATATGGTGAACTTTCAAAACGCCAATTGAAAAAATTAGCAAAACAAGAGAAAAAGGCGGCTAAAATACAAAACAAAGTAGAACAAAAAAACGCCAAAAAAATGGCAAAACTAAGCAAATATGATCAATATGATAATTTGGAAGATTTAGATAGTTTTGTTGAATAACGTAAAATTATTTTAAGGAATATTTTTCAAAATAATTTTACTTTTTATTGTTTTTTTATTTAATTTAATGTTATAATTATTTAGGTTTTCGGGCTATAGCTCAGCTGGTTAGAGCGCACCCCTGATAAGGGTGAGGTCGATGGTTCAAGTCCATTTAGCCCGACCATTTTTATTTTGTGGGCCCGTAGCTCAGCTGGGAGAGCACCTGCCTTGCACGCAGGGGGTCGACGGTTCGATCCCGTTCGGGTCCACCATTTAGTTTAAAGGTAATATATAAGGGACATTAATTAAAAATTAATGCCTTTTTTATTTTATAAAGATAATTTTGCTTTATGGGGGCTCTTTTTATTTTAGGATTTTTTTGATATAATTAAAAAAAGAAAAAAGAAAAATATAAGGGGTTCACAATGTCAATTTTTGATAAATCAAATAATAAGAAATATGCGTTTTTTTTAACTAATTTTGGGGAAATTTTAGATTTATGAAAAGGATTTTTAAAAAATAAAAAAATTGCGATCTTAGCTGATCAGGGATCAATGCTTTTTTTTGGGTTAGATGTTGAACAGACAATGGAGTTTTTTAGCATTAATTTAGCAAGAAATAAAGCGCTAAAAGAAATTGAAATCGGGAAAGCAAAATCTAAACATAAGTTTTTAAAAAACTTTAATTTAAATTTAGAGTATCATTTAAAAAATAAAAAGGAACGCGATATTATCCGAGAAGTAATTAGTTTGATTAATGGCTTATTACAAGAAAACTCTGATGTATTTAAGTTTTGTGAATTTTCTTATAATATTAGTAAGTATATTCTAGCATTACCAAACTTAGACTTATCGAAGGAAGAAAAGCTTGAATTAGAAGTATATCTTACTAAATTAGAAGAATTATTTGCTTTATTTAAAATTACAATTACTCCAAAATCAGAAGAGAGCAATGTTCTATATTATTTGAGTTACCAAAAAGATGTTGTTAATCAAAATGAAACTCCTTTAGTAAATAAGTTAGATAAGGAAGTTATCTTTAATCAGTATTTTAGTAAAAATGGTGATTTAGTTGAAAAAAATAAAATTCTAGCTAATTTTGCCACTTTATTAGAAGAAAAGCGCCAAGAAATTAAAGATTTTAATCCAAAATTAGAATATGATATTTTTAGTTTTATTGAGCACTCAAAACATCGTAATTCATTAACTTTTCAAGAAGATCTTGATTATGAAAGAAGCATGGATAAAATTTTTAAAAAAGCAATTTTATGTTTATATTTATTAGAAATTCAATAAGGGAAAAGAACTAAATTATCGAAAATAATTTAGTTCTTTTTAATGATATTTATTATATAATTTTTGGTAGGTGATAAAAATGAAAGTTATTTTAATTAAAGATGTCAAAGGAAAAGGGAAAGCTAATGATATTATAGAAGTATCTGATGGCTATGCCAAAAACTTTTTACTTAAACAAAATTTAGCAATTCCAACAACTAATGCCAATGTTTATAAATTAAATGAAAATTTACGAGAAAACCAAAAAACGATTGATGAAGAAATTGCGAAATTGGGGTTGCTAAAACTTGAATTAGAAAAATTAACCCTAAATTTTAAGTTAAAGATGCATAATGATAAGGTTTTTGGATCTATTTCATTGGTTCAGATTGTTGATCGTTTAGAAAAAGAGTTTAAGTTGAAAGTAAATAAAAAAAACTTTGTTGATAAAAATAATTTAGTTGATGTTGGGTTACATTATTTAACAATTAAGTTAAATCATCAAGTAACAGCAACATTAAAAGTAATGATTGAAAAAAAGGAGAGTTAGTATGGCAGAAAATAATAAAGGGATGGAAAGGATTAAAGCTATTAGTGAGGCTGAGCAAAATATTTTAGCAATTGCCGCTCATTCGCCAATGGCAGCGGAAGAAATATTTTCATTATTATCAGAAGAAGACTTTACTGTAATGAATTACAAATCAATTTTTAAAGCATTACAAGAATTATTTATTTCAAAAGTGGCAATTAATATTACAACATTAAGTAATTATATGTTAAAGAATAATGTTTTAACAAAAATTGGGGGAATTGAATTTCTAACCGATTTATTTCAAGCTTATACTACTGATGCTAATTTAACAGAATACTTAGATATTATTATTAGAAATACAACTTCACGACGATTAAAAGAAGTTGTTGATAATATTAATCGGGAAATCAATTTAAATCAACCAATTGATGAAGTTGTAAGTAGCGCCGAAAAAGCTATTTTAGATGTAAAAAAAGAGCGAAAAGGGAATTTATTTAAAAGCTCATTTGATGAAGTTGATAATGTTTTAGCTAAGTTAGAAAAGTTAGAAAGTTCAGGGGAACTTTTAACAGGAAGTCCGAGTGGTTTTCGTGATTTAGATTATATGACATCAGGTTTTCAAAAGGGTGACTTTATTATTTTAGCGGCTCGTCCTTCGATGGGGAAAACAGCATTAGCATTAAATTTTGCTGTTAAATGTGCAGAGAAATCAAATAAAGCTGTCGCAATTTTTTCAGTCGAAATGCCTTCTGAGCAATTAATTCAACGGATGATTGGGAGTTATTCAACAGTTGATTCATCAAAAGTTCGAACAGGAAAAGGGTTAACAGCAAATGATTGAGAAAAAATTACAAAAGCAGGAGACTTTTTAAAACATACAAAATTATTTATCGATGATACTCCCGGATTAAAAGTGATTGAATTACAATCAAAATTGCGAAAGCTATGTCGTGATAATGAAGTATCATTAGTAGTAATTGATTACCTACAGTTATTAAGCGTTGGTGGTAGTTATGGAGAATCACGTCAACAAGAAGTTTCAACAATTTCACGACAATTAAAAGCCCT
The Spiroplasma chrysopicola DF-1 genome window above contains:
- a CDS encoding DNA translocase FtsK, which encodes MKKRTYTDHPLNDQNQTTAIIKVEKKPRRNDAIGWVIGALLVVFFTIISVGRITLIGQFIDDVIFTFLFGWFKYLLYFCCLIVGLTIFLGVKIKIKRRVRWMTICFIILTCWLVSAILLIYQFSQNQMPFFDQQSFLNIIKAYIKNWQNASIFSPEALKSITFVGFNGQWITLGAGGGIIGNFLAGVFSYLTIFGSVVLCLILYLGWFSWVFTGSFLGLFLPKQRRRNKGIRVTRLWSNKAKKIKKPGNNSIYQSLNVPDDEFFTPQQVMHTTESSDITIQMPSYTALHDQQLIEDLIADDFVGKKKTKQNYVKFDDYNSQPPQQPRDSNFVAQQDFSYSRTGGVKKPVVPQPDQYIQPRNRRSGLNSGFDDNRNINDLPVYSSAFGQNVDLNEARNKLNSQANITPFGKIKRDGAPSNPPTAEQTSLYDDSGEVKDFNQPREPQTLVNSTPITSTPEVERPTNDFWTAPPKPQPKVEIFDRPRRNVVIDKREPVLTSRPPAFNNPNYKLPNLTLLNEKQDNANNNEQNKMAAHNKALKINEVFQQFNIAASVQGVNIGPTITKFEIQMQPGVKVNKIMSLENDLKYALATQTIRIEAPIQGKSAVGIEIANQISNKVTLREIMERIPLEKQDKKLLVAIGRSVNGDIIFVELDKMPHLLVAGSTGSGKSVCINTILSSLLLRTKPSEVKLLLIDPKQVELAVYNNLPHLLTPVISDTKLANPALKKVIAEMERRYSLLSTRGVRNIEAFNLKVTPEEKLPYIVIIIDELADLMMTAGKEIEDSIMRITQLARAAGIHMIIATQRPSTDVITGVIKTNIPSRIAFAVASSIDSRTILDQSGAEKLIGYGDMLYAPAGQNIPTRAQGAYISDDEIERLVEYCQSQQETSYDEDFLNIENSHNGVNNGDLTSELDPLYQEIKNFVILNQKASTSLIQRKFSIGYNRASRLMDTLEENGVIGPQNGAKPRDVYIQNIDLDDNDY
- a CDS encoding energy-coupling factor transporter ATPase translates to MKKKHKKNDNHLEKKNNISLKLTDVEFKYRETHPNAVDGVSFEINHGEYVTIIGHNGSGKSTISKIIIGVLRPQKGKIEVFGNEMHATTLTEIRRFLGIVFQNPDNQFIGSTVRDDIAFGLENRCIAQKDMQAIIDDAAKKVGMLDYLDHEPLMLSGGQKQRVAIASTLALQPDIIIFDEATSMLDPKGRQEVKQIMVDLKNTRQKTIISITHDMDEIINADKVIVMNKGKMVKCGRPEEILYDGDFLKGIHLDVPFISRVINSLREKGLNVNNTLDMGELVKDICQK
- a CDS encoding energy-coupling factor transporter ATPase, whose product is MSKIAKKAKSVSMPENDQIIFKDVSYVYAPKSPYEYQSLTDINLEIKPEKITAVIGSTGSGKSTLVQHINGLLTPTRGEVYANGFIIKAKQKKIKDIKKLRKSIGLVFQFPEYQLFEETIEKDIMFGPVHLGEEKEVARANAKKYLEMVGLPENYLQRSPFDLSGGQKRRVAIAGILAIEGNTLILDEPTAGLDPEGEEDFIKLFNNINKNEKKRIILVTHNMDHVLDIVDEVVALKDGKIIKIGTPFEIFKDKTLLHELQIEPPKIYNLIYQLAENGLDLREENIRNINELVDKIINIKKQRKG
- a CDS encoding energy-coupling factor transporter transmembrane component T family protein, whose product is MRLSFGRYIAYDSVIHRMDPRLKLFMLLTLMVAIFFPSGFTGYAIIGIALGLIYILSKLPFRMLFSLLKPIMFMFIFLLIINCFLVKSGYLGWHWGGSPEAIGPVAPGGQTWFAFSEKAIYSALYMAIRIYLMITITTILTSTTQPLDLTLALEDLMSPLKLVKFPVHILSTIISIALRMIPTLIEEASRIMKAQASRGVDFKHGHFKDKIKSTTSLIIPLLVSAFQKSEDLSYAMDARGYDPHAKRTRYRAYKFHFVDVIIFIFGVGIAGVVIAQSATMGQFTTFYEGWHWNGTELVYGYFKTGFLQMRIPHLDDFVVGW
- a CDS encoding tRNA pseudouridine synthase A — translated: MLNLLLTLEYDGFDYKGWIKQKNALTIQGELEKAFFNVCQIKLWTLGASKTDAGVHACDQKVLVKIPFQPKDLVFFIKTVSYSLPLNINIKNYVVVDENFNVRDTKEKEYIYTINDQDYDLVNHRYELRTKQQYDEERLHTIAQIFVGEHDFAFFSGVKIGETIKTVRTINTIDVARDKTKKIKIHFKGKGFIRYQIRMIVQNILECYHGRVTIETLQEQLANPPAGKTTIFSAKPYGLCLAKIIY
- the rplI gene encoding 50S ribosomal protein L9, whose protein sequence is MKVILIKDVKGKGKANDIIEVSDGYAKNFLLKQNLAIPTTNANVYKLNENLRENQKTIDEEIAKLGLLKLELEKLTLNFKLKMHNDKVFGSISLVQIVDRLEKEFKLKVNKKNFVDKNNLVDVGLHYLTIKLNHQVTATLKVMIEKKES
- the dnaB gene encoding replicative DNA helicase, encoding MAENNKGMERIKAISEAEQNILAIAAHSPMAAEEIFSLLSEEDFTVMNYKSIFKALQELFISKVAINITTLSNYMLKNNVLTKIGGIEFLTDLFQAYTTDANLTEYLDIIIRNTTSRRLKEVVDNINREINLNQPIDEVVSSAEKAILDVKKERKGNLFKSSFDEVDNVLAKLEKLESSGELLTGSPSGFRDLDYMTSGFQKGDFIILAARPSMGKTALALNFAVKCAEKSNKAVAIFSVEMPSEQLIQRMIGSYSTVDSSKVRTGKGLTANDWEKITKAGDFLKHTKLFIDDTPGLKVIELQSKLRKLCRDNEVSLVVIDYLQLLSVGGSYGESRQQEVSTISRQLKALARELEVPIICLSQLSRSVEKREDKRPIMSDLRDSGAIEQDADIIMFLYREEYYHLGDNNDNNAMETEKAQLILSKHRNGPTGNVELLFVKKHGSFADFGLQKPGF